In the Streptomyces sp. f51 genome, one interval contains:
- a CDS encoding MFS transporter has product MAVVRDLRVLLRFQGFRRLLGVRLLSQGADGVYQIALATYVVFSPEKQTSAASIASAMAVLLLPYSLIGPFAGVLLDRWRRRQVFLYGNLLRSALACGTAVLILSRTPDWLFYTSALCVTAVNRFVLAGLSAALPRVVDTDRLVLANSLSPTAGTLAATAGAALAFVVRLAVADSDAAVVLVGAGLYLCAALASLRIAPETLGPDRDLVRPYVGTALAGTARGLAAGVRHLAEPPRREAAWALMAMTLMRFCYGALTVMVLMLCRYAWASGSDGGLALLGLAVGVSGAGFFVAAVVTPWAVGRLSPGRWIAVCAGAAAALVPALCLPFAPAPTLGAAFLLGVTTQGAKIATDTIVQSAVDDGFRGRIFSVYDVLFNVAFVGAAAVAALMLPPDGRSVALVLTVAAVYASIAAAMARFELQ; this is encoded by the coding sequence ATGGCCGTCGTGCGTGACCTGCGCGTCCTCCTGCGCTTCCAGGGATTCAGACGCCTGCTCGGTGTGCGGCTGCTGTCCCAGGGCGCCGACGGCGTCTATCAGATCGCGCTGGCCACCTACGTGGTCTTCTCTCCGGAGAAGCAGACCTCGGCGGCCTCGATCGCCTCCGCGATGGCGGTGCTGCTCCTCCCGTACTCCCTGATCGGCCCCTTCGCGGGCGTCCTGCTGGACCGATGGCGGCGCCGGCAGGTTTTCCTGTACGGCAATCTGCTGCGCTCGGCGCTGGCGTGCGGGACGGCCGTCCTGATCCTGAGCCGGACGCCCGACTGGCTCTTCTACACCTCCGCGCTCTGTGTCACCGCCGTCAACCGCTTCGTCCTGGCCGGCCTGTCCGCCGCGCTGCCCCGCGTCGTCGACACGGACCGGCTGGTGCTGGCCAACTCCCTCTCCCCGACCGCCGGAACCCTCGCGGCCACCGCGGGCGCGGCACTCGCGTTCGTCGTACGGCTGGCGGTCGCGGACTCCGACGCGGCGGTGGTCCTCGTGGGAGCGGGGCTGTATCTGTGCGCGGCACTCGCCTCGCTGCGTATCGCCCCGGAGACCCTCGGGCCCGACCGGGATCTCGTCCGCCCGTACGTGGGCACGGCCCTCGCGGGGACCGCGCGCGGGCTCGCCGCGGGCGTACGCCATCTGGCGGAGCCCCCGCGGCGGGAGGCGGCCTGGGCTCTGATGGCGATGACCCTGATGCGCTTCTGCTACGGCGCCCTGACGGTCATGGTGCTGATGCTCTGCCGCTACGCGTGGGCGTCCGGCTCGGACGGCGGGCTCGCGCTCCTGGGGCTGGCCGTGGGTGTCTCCGGGGCCGGATTCTTCGTCGCGGCCGTGGTGACACCCTGGGCGGTCGGACGACTGAGCCCCGGCCGGTGGATCGCGGTCTGTGCCGGCGCCGCGGCGGCCCTGGTCCCCGCGCTCTGCCTTCCGTTCGCCCCCGCCCCCACACTGGGCGCCGCGTTCCTGCTGGGTGTGACCACACAGGGCGCGAAGATCGCCACGGACACCATCGTGCAGTCCGCCGTCGACGACGGCTTCCGCGGCCGGATCTTCTCCGTCTACGACGTCCTGTTCAACGTCGCCTTCGTCGGAGCGGCCGCAGTGGCCGCGCTGATGCTGCCTCCTGACGGACGGTCTGTTGCGCTCGTCCTCACGGTGGCGGCTGTGTACGCCTCAATTGCGGCCGCTATGGCCCGCTTTGAGCTCCAGTAA
- a CDS encoding CCA tRNA nucleotidyltransferase, translating into MPNANEDNSSALSQVQRRAVSELLRVSPVADELARRFQEAGFSLALVGGSVRDALLGRLGNDLDFTTDARPEDVLKIVRPWADALWEVGIAFGTVGAQKDARVGDVEQSFQIEITTYRSEAYDRTSRKPEVSYGDSIEEDLVRRDFTVNAMAVALPQKEFIDPYGGLEDLAARVLRTPGTPEASFSDDPLRMMRAARFAAQLDFEVAPEVVAAMTDMAGRIEIVSAERVRDELNKLIRSAHPRKGLTLLVDTGLAEHVLPELPALRLERDEHHRHKDVYEHTLIVLEQAMALEENGPDLTLRLAALLHDIGKPRTRRFETDGRVSFHHHEMVGAKMTKKRMTALKYSNDLVKDVSRLVELHLRFHGYGTGEWTDSAVRRYVRDAGPLLDRLHKLTRSDCTTRNKRRATALSRAYDGLEDRIAQLKEQEELDAIRPDLDGNEIMEILGIGPGPAIGQAYKFLLELRLENGPMERDAAVAALKEWWSEQG; encoded by the coding sequence GTGCCGAACGCCAACGAAGACAATTCCAGTGCCCTGAGCCAGGTGCAGCGCCGAGCGGTGAGTGAACTGCTGCGGGTGTCTCCTGTCGCCGACGAGCTCGCCCGCCGTTTCCAGGAGGCCGGGTTCTCACTCGCCCTGGTCGGCGGCTCGGTCCGGGACGCGCTCCTCGGTCGGCTCGGCAACGACCTGGACTTCACGACGGACGCCCGTCCCGAGGACGTACTCAAGATCGTCCGGCCCTGGGCGGACGCCCTGTGGGAGGTCGGGATCGCCTTCGGCACCGTCGGGGCCCAGAAGGACGCCCGCGTGGGCGACGTGGAGCAGTCGTTCCAGATCGAGATCACGACGTACCGCTCCGAGGCGTACGACCGGACCTCGCGCAAGCCGGAGGTCTCCTACGGCGACTCCATCGAGGAAGATCTCGTGCGCCGGGACTTCACGGTGAACGCGATGGCCGTCGCGCTGCCGCAGAAGGAGTTCATCGACCCGTACGGCGGTCTGGAGGACCTCGCCGCGCGGGTTCTGCGGACCCCTGGCACCCCGGAGGCGTCCTTCTCCGACGATCCGCTGCGGATGATGCGGGCCGCACGGTTCGCCGCGCAGCTCGACTTCGAGGTGGCCCCCGAGGTCGTCGCCGCCATGACGGACATGGCGGGGCGTATCGAGATCGTCTCCGCCGAGCGGGTGCGGGACGAACTGAACAAGCTGATCCGGTCCGCGCATCCGCGCAAGGGCCTGACGCTCCTGGTGGACACAGGGCTCGCCGAGCACGTCCTTCCCGAGCTTCCCGCGCTGCGACTGGAGCGCGACGAGCACCACCGGCACAAGGACGTCTACGAGCACACGCTGATCGTGCTGGAACAGGCGATGGCGCTGGAGGAGAACGGGCCCGACCTGACCCTCAGGCTTGCCGCGCTGCTCCACGACATCGGCAAGCCGCGGACGCGCCGCTTCGAGACGGACGGGCGGGTCTCCTTCCACCACCACGAGATGGTGGGCGCCAAGATGACCAAGAAGCGCATGACGGCGCTCAAATACTCGAACGACCTCGTCAAGGACGTCTCACGTCTGGTCGAACTGCATCTGCGCTTCCACGGGTACGGAACCGGCGAATGGACGGACTCCGCCGTCCGCCGCTATGTGCGAGACGCGGGCCCGCTGCTCGACCGTCTCCACAAGCTGACCCGCTCCGACTGCACCACCCGCAACAAGCGCAGGGCGACCGCGCTCTCCCGTGCCTATGACGGGCTGGAGGACCGCATCGCCCAGCTCAAGGAGCAGGAAGAGCTCGACGCGATCCGCCCCGACCTCGACGGCAACGAGATCATGGAGATCCTGGGCATCGGCCCCGGCCCCGCGATCGGCCAGGCCTACAAGTTCCTGCTGGAGCTGCGGCTGGAGAACGGCCCGATGGAGCGCGACGCCGCGGTGGCGGCACTCAAGGAGTGGTGGTCCGAGCAGGGCTGA
- a CDS encoding inositol-3-phosphate synthase, whose product MGSVRVAIVGVGNCAASLVQGVEYYKDADPATKVPGLMHVQFGDYHVGDVEFVAAFDVDAKKVGLDLSDAIGASENNTIKICDVPNKGVTVQRGHTLDGLGKYYRMTIEESAEAPVDVVQILKDKQVDVLVCYLPVGSEAAAKFYAQCAIDAKVAFVNALPVFIAGTKEWADKFTEAGVPIVGDDIKSQVGATITHRVMAKLFEDRGVRLERTMQLNVGGNMDFKNMLERDRLESKKISKTQAVTSQIPDRELGEKNVHIGPSDYVAWLDDRKWAYVRLEGRAFGDVPLNLEYKLEVWDSPNSAGVIIDAVRAAKIAKDRGIGGPILSASSYFMKSPPVQYFDDEAFANVEKFIKGEVER is encoded by the coding sequence ATGGGTTCGGTTCGCGTAGCCATCGTCGGCGTGGGCAACTGCGCCGCCTCGCTGGTTCAGGGCGTCGAGTACTACAAGGACGCCGACCCGGCGACCAAGGTGCCCGGCCTGATGCACGTCCAGTTCGGCGACTACCACGTCGGTGACGTCGAGTTCGTCGCCGCGTTCGACGTCGACGCGAAGAAGGTCGGCCTCGACCTCTCCGACGCCATCGGTGCCAGCGAGAACAACACCATCAAGATCTGCGACGTCCCGAACAAGGGCGTCACGGTCCAGCGCGGTCACACCCTGGACGGTCTCGGTAAGTACTACCGCATGACCATCGAGGAGTCCGCCGAGGCGCCGGTCGACGTCGTCCAGATCCTCAAGGACAAGCAGGTCGACGTCCTCGTCTGCTACCTGCCCGTCGGTTCCGAGGCCGCGGCGAAGTTCTACGCCCAGTGCGCCATCGACGCCAAGGTCGCCTTCGTCAACGCCCTCCCGGTCTTCATCGCCGGCACCAAGGAGTGGGCGGACAAGTTCACCGAGGCCGGCGTCCCGATCGTCGGCGACGACATCAAGTCGCAGGTCGGCGCGACCATCACGCACCGCGTGATGGCCAAGCTGTTCGAGGACCGCGGTGTCCGTCTCGAGCGCACCATGCAGCTCAACGTCGGCGGCAACATGGACTTCAAGAACATGCTCGAGCGCGACCGCCTCGAGTCCAAGAAGATCTCGAAGACGCAGGCCGTCACCTCGCAGATCCCCGACCGTGAGCTGGGCGAGAAGAACGTCCACATCGGTCCCTCGGACTACGTGGCCTGGCTCGACGACCGCAAGTGGGCGTACGTCCGCCTCGAGGGCCGTGCCTTCGGCGACGTCCCGCTGAACCTGGAGTACAAGCTCGAGGTCTGGGACTCCCCGAACTCGGCCGGTGTCATCATCGACGCCGTGCGCGCCGCGAAGATCGCCAAGGACCGCGGTATCGGCGGCCCGATCCTCTCCGCGTCGAGCTACTTCATGAAGTCCCCGCCGGTCCAGTACTTCGACGACGAGGCCTTCGCCAACGTCGAGAAGTTCATCAAGGGCGAGGTCGAGCGCTAA
- a CDS encoding glycosyltransferase 87 family protein has protein sequence MCGMPSAETTRASVHEPELVRPTRDDEVAAGGSELIGGPIGRRALLGTSWWTPVRVVALVMIGMFALGMVQKLPCYDGGWFFGASSQYTHACYSDIPHLYQGRGFADGLVPYFDKIPGDMDYLEYPVLTGVFMEVAAWLTPGGGSIQHQEQVYWMVNAGMLMACAAVIAVCTARTHRRRPWDGLLVALAPAFALTATINWDLLAVALLAAAMLMWSRGRALAFGVLIGLATAAKFYPFLLLGPLFLLCWRTGRWREFGTALLGAVGAWLAVNLPVMYLAPEGWAKFYSFSHDRGVDFGSVFLFVSQWLKIAITPDTANTWALVLMVIICAGLSAVALAAPRRPRFAQLAFLIVAAFILTNKVYSPQYVLWLVPLAVLARPRWRDFLIWQACEVAYFLGIWMYLAYTTSGDAHKGLPTDGYQVAIAVHLLGTLYLCAVVVRDIFLPEHDVVRRAGDDDPSGGILDGAEDVFVLGPAAHPPRHAAHFDGIPRDGWSEHPAPGERSL, from the coding sequence ATGTGCGGCATGCCCAGTGCAGAGACGACGCGAGCGAGCGTTCACGAGCCGGAGCTGGTGCGGCCGACCAGGGATGACGAGGTCGCCGCCGGCGGCAGTGAGCTGATCGGCGGGCCCATCGGGAGGCGGGCCCTCCTCGGGACGTCCTGGTGGACTCCCGTACGGGTCGTCGCCCTGGTGATGATCGGCATGTTCGCCCTCGGGATGGTCCAGAAGCTGCCCTGCTACGACGGCGGGTGGTTCTTCGGAGCCAGCTCGCAGTACACGCACGCGTGCTACTCGGACATCCCGCACCTCTACCAGGGACGAGGTTTCGCCGACGGCCTCGTGCCGTACTTCGACAAGATCCCCGGCGACATGGACTACCTCGAATACCCGGTGCTGACCGGTGTGTTCATGGAGGTCGCGGCCTGGCTCACCCCGGGCGGCGGGAGCATCCAGCACCAGGAGCAGGTCTACTGGATGGTCAACGCGGGGATGCTGATGGCGTGCGCGGCGGTCATCGCCGTATGCACCGCCCGCACCCACCGCCGTCGCCCCTGGGACGGCCTCCTGGTCGCCCTGGCGCCCGCCTTCGCGCTCACGGCCACGATCAACTGGGATCTCCTCGCCGTGGCCCTGCTGGCCGCCGCGATGCTCATGTGGTCCCGCGGACGCGCCCTGGCCTTCGGTGTGCTGATCGGGCTCGCCACGGCCGCCAAGTTCTACCCGTTCCTGCTCCTCGGGCCGCTCTTCCTGCTGTGCTGGCGCACCGGCAGGTGGCGGGAGTTCGGTACGGCGCTGCTCGGTGCCGTCGGGGCCTGGCTGGCCGTGAACCTGCCCGTCATGTACCTCGCGCCCGAGGGCTGGGCGAAGTTCTACAGCTTCAGCCACGACCGCGGCGTCGACTTCGGTTCGGTCTTCCTGTTCGTCTCGCAGTGGCTGAAGATCGCGATCACGCCCGACACGGCCAACACCTGGGCGCTGGTCCTGATGGTGATCATCTGCGCGGGGCTGAGTGCCGTCGCGCTCGCCGCCCCCCGCCGGCCCCGCTTCGCCCAGCTCGCCTTCCTGATCGTCGCGGCCTTCATCCTCACGAACAAGGTCTACTCGCCGCAGTACGTGCTCTGGCTGGTGCCGCTCGCGGTGCTGGCCCGGCCGCGCTGGCGTGACTTCCTGATCTGGCAGGCCTGCGAGGTCGCGTACTTCCTCGGCATCTGGATGTACCTCGCGTACACGACCAGCGGCGACGCCCACAAGGGTCTGCCGACCGACGGCTACCAGGTCGCCATCGCCGTCCATCTGCTGGGGACGCTGTACCTGTGCGCGGTGGTCGTGCGGGACATCTTCCTGCCGGAGCACGACGTGGTGCGGCGCGCGGGCGACGACGATCCCTCGGGAGGGATCCTCGACGGCGCGGAGGACGTCTTCGTCCTCGGCCCCGCCGCGCATCCGCCGCGGCACGCGGCTCACTTCGACGGGATTCCCCGGGACGGCTGGAGCGAGCACCCGGCGCCCGGAGAGCGTTCGCTCTGA
- a CDS encoding PadR family transcriptional regulator, producing MSRRAGILEFAVLGLLRESPMHGYELRKRLNTSLGVFRAFSYGTLYPCLKTLVTNGWLIEEAGSTPEDALTATLAGRRAKIVYRLTAEGKDHFEELLAQTGPDAYEDEHFAARFAFFGQTSRDVRMRVLEGRRSRLEERLEKMRASLARTRERLDDYTLELQRHGMESVEREVRWLNELIESERAGRDVQRPGFEGSAQQDNSSGETGGLPRHRDSPRPDPSDDTAT from the coding sequence ATGAGCCGGCGTGCCGGGATCCTCGAGTTCGCCGTACTCGGCCTGCTCCGCGAGTCCCCGATGCACGGCTATGAGCTGCGCAAACGACTCAATACGTCACTGGGTGTGTTCCGTGCCTTCAGCTACGGAACGCTCTACCCGTGCCTCAAGACGCTGGTCACCAACGGCTGGTTGATCGAGGAAGCAGGATCCACACCCGAAGACGCCCTGACGGCAACGCTGGCGGGACGTCGAGCCAAGATCGTCTACCGATTGACGGCGGAAGGTAAGGATCACTTCGAGGAGCTTCTCGCGCAGACGGGGCCCGACGCGTACGAGGACGAGCACTTCGCTGCTCGCTTCGCGTTCTTCGGGCAGACGTCACGCGATGTACGCATGCGCGTACTGGAAGGTCGCCGCAGCCGTCTGGAGGAGCGCCTCGAGAAGATGCGCGCCTCGCTGGCGCGCACCCGAGAGCGCCTCGACGACTACACGCTTGAGCTCCAGCGCCACGGAATGGAGTCCGTGGAGCGCGAAGTGCGCTGGCTGAACGAGCTCATCGAGAGCGAGCGGGCCGGCCGGGACGTCCAACGTCCCGGGTTCGAAGGCTCCGCTCAGCAGGACAATTCATCTGGAGAGACGGGCGGCCTGCCCCGGCACCGGGACAGCCCCCGGCCGGATCCGTCCGACGACACCGCCACGTGA
- a CDS encoding transglycosylase domain-containing protein, translated as MSEHRRKPPQPQGGGRAAARRGQPQPGPSAGHRDAPRDATGSPSDPYGPGGEETPFGSRAEARRATQRGNGGGRRRAADGAGHGGPGGGGGGRRGGPQGPGGPGRGRGRAPEPARKRIIDYPRAGRFGAARWVPSWKLVTGLFIGFTGSLVVAAGVGYALVGIPDIGKTAKAQNNVYYYADGTEMVATGGEANRQIIGYAQIPKEMRWAVMSAENKTFETDSGVDPMGIARAFVNMAKGGQTQGGSTITQQYVKNAMLEDQSQTISRKLKELFVSIKVGAKVPKEDIMAGYLNSAYYGRNAYGIQAAAHAYFNKDATKLDPSQCALLASVLKGATYYDPAGAPGIDPVNATAEKNRARAESRWHWILNEEVKDGRLSAAVRAKYTTFPKTQSPRSNAALSGQVGYLVDLANTYLIKNSDKTGITETKLRQGGYQIHTTFDKTKVAALEAAVKKVQKANIKPKLRPNNDKYVQFGGASVDPSTGAIEAIYGGLDATKHFTDNADQTGAQVGSTFKPFVLAAAMTWGVRDPKGGPEQAQDERTIASPKSLYSGKNKLKIKDYNGTDWTDDKGKEWLQTNDGGQSLNPPTYQIDLREAMRESVNSAYVQLGMDVGLDKVKDSVLRAGIKESSLASSRFPSFSLGTSSPSAIRMAGAYATFAASGKQRDPYSVEKVTNKDGNVFQHDRIAKTVEAFTPAVADNVTDVLKTVVEKGTGTNAQLPGREVAGKTGTTDGNKSAWFVGYTPQLSTAIGMYRLDDNESNKNREFLQMYGTGGEKTIHGASFPSQIWRDYMMVALQGEKPESFPVPTDIGTVLNDAPSPSPTPSASESVTESPSPTPSATLTSPSPSPSSTCRKFDWNCNNNNGGTDNGGTDGGVTSSPTATDSTPSATSSTGTTRGNGNGNGGLFGGGG; from the coding sequence ATGAGCGAGCACCGTCGCAAACCGCCGCAGCCGCAGGGCGGCGGACGTGCCGCGGCCCGGCGCGGCCAGCCGCAGCCCGGCCCGTCCGCAGGCCACCGCGATGCACCGCGAGACGCCACCGGGTCTCCTTCCGATCCGTATGGCCCGGGGGGTGAAGAGACCCCGTTCGGCAGTCGTGCCGAGGCCCGGCGCGCCACGCAGCGCGGGAACGGCGGCGGCCGGCGCAGAGCCGCCGACGGCGCGGGCCACGGCGGTCCCGGAGGAGGAGGGGGCGGCCGGCGCGGTGGTCCCCAGGGACCGGGTGGTCCGGGGCGTGGCCGAGGCCGCGCCCCCGAGCCCGCCAGAAAGCGCATCATCGACTACCCGCGCGCGGGCCGCTTCGGCGCCGCGCGCTGGGTGCCGTCCTGGAAGCTCGTGACCGGCCTGTTCATCGGCTTCACCGGCAGCCTGGTCGTGGCCGCCGGTGTCGGGTACGCCCTGGTGGGCATCCCGGACATCGGCAAGACCGCCAAGGCCCAGAACAACGTCTACTACTACGCCGACGGCACCGAGATGGTCGCCACGGGCGGCGAGGCCAACCGTCAGATCATCGGCTACGCGCAGATCCCCAAGGAGATGCGGTGGGCGGTGATGTCGGCCGAGAACAAGACGTTCGAGACCGACAGCGGCGTCGACCCGATGGGTATCGCCCGCGCCTTCGTGAACATGGCCAAGGGCGGCCAGACGCAGGGTGGCTCCACCATCACCCAGCAGTACGTGAAGAACGCGATGCTCGAGGACCAGTCGCAGACGATCTCCCGCAAGCTCAAGGAGCTCTTCGTCTCGATCAAGGTCGGGGCCAAGGTGCCCAAGGAAGACATCATGGCCGGCTACCTGAACTCCGCGTACTACGGGCGTAACGCCTACGGTATCCAGGCCGCCGCCCACGCCTACTTCAACAAGGACGCCACGAAGCTGGACCCCAGCCAGTGCGCGCTCCTGGCCTCCGTCCTCAAGGGCGCCACGTACTACGACCCCGCCGGCGCCCCCGGGATCGACCCGGTCAACGCCACGGCGGAGAAGAACCGCGCGCGTGCCGAGTCCCGCTGGCACTGGATCCTCAACGAGGAGGTCAAGGACGGCCGGCTGAGCGCCGCGGTCCGGGCCAAGTACACGACGTTCCCCAAGACCCAGTCACCGCGCTCCAACGCGGCGCTGAGCGGGCAGGTCGGCTACCTGGTCGACCTGGCCAACACGTACCTGATCAAGAACAGCGACAAGACCGGGATCACCGAGACCAAGCTCCGTCAGGGCGGCTACCAGATTCACACGACCTTCGACAAGACGAAGGTCGCGGCGCTCGAGGCCGCGGTGAAGAAGGTGCAGAAGGCCAACATCAAGCCCAAGCTGCGCCCGAACAACGACAAGTACGTCCAGTTCGGCGGTGCCTCCGTCGACCCGAGCACCGGTGCCATCGAGGCCATCTACGGCGGTCTGGACGCGACCAAGCACTTCACCGACAACGCCGACCAGACCGGCGCCCAGGTGGGTTCGACCTTCAAGCCCTTCGTCCTGGCGGCGGCCATGACCTGGGGTGTCAGGGACCCCAAGGGAGGTCCGGAGCAGGCGCAGGACGAACGCACCATCGCGTCGCCCAAGAGCCTGTACAGCGGCAAGAACAAGCTCAAGATCAAGGACTACAACGGGACCGACTGGACGGACGACAAGGGCAAGGAGTGGCTCCAGACGAACGACGGCGGCCAGTCCCTCAACCCGCCCACGTACCAGATCGACCTGCGTGAGGCCATGCGCGAGTCCGTCAACTCCGCCTATGTCCAGCTGGGCATGGACGTGGGCCTGGACAAGGTGAAGGACTCCGTCCTGCGCGCCGGCATCAAGGAGTCGAGCCTCGCGAGCTCCAGGTTCCCGTCGTTCTCCCTGGGCACCTCCTCCCCGAGCGCGATCCGTATGGCCGGGGCGTACGCCACCTTCGCGGCCAGCGGCAAGCAGCGGGACCCGTACTCGGTCGAGAAGGTCACCAACAAGGACGGCAACGTCTTCCAGCACGACCGGATCGCGAAGACCGTGGAGGCCTTCACCCCGGCCGTCGCCGACAACGTCACCGACGTCCTCAAGACCGTGGTCGAGAAGGGCACCGGCACCAACGCCCAGCTTCCGGGCCGTGAGGTGGCGGGCAAGACCGGTACCACCGACGGCAACAAGTCGGCCTGGTTCGTCGGCTACACCCCGCAGCTGTCCACGGCGATCGGCATGTACCGCCTGGACGACAACGAGAGCAACAAGAACCGCGAGTTCCTCCAGATGTACGGCACGGGTGGCGAGAAGACCATCCACGGTGCCTCGTTCCCGTCCCAGATCTGGCGGGACTACATGATGGTCGCGCTCCAGGGCGAGAAGCCGGAGTCCTTCCCGGTGCCCACGGACATCGGCACGGTCCTCAACGACGCGCCGAGCCCGTCGCCGACGCCGTCGGCCTCCGAGAGCGTGACCGAGAGCCCGAGCCCGACCCCCAGCGCGACGCTGACGTCCCCCTCGCCCTCGCCGAGTTCGACGTGCAGGAAGTTCGACTGGAACTGCAACAACAACAACGGCGGTACCGACAACGGCGGCACGGACGGTGGTGTGACCTCGTCGCCGACGGCGACGGACAGCACGCCGTCGGCGACGTCCAGCACCGGTACCACCAGAGGCAACGGCAACGGCAACGGCGGCCTCTTCGGAGGCGGCGGCTGA